One window of Triticum dicoccoides isolate Atlit2015 ecotype Zavitan chromosome 5A, WEW_v2.0, whole genome shotgun sequence genomic DNA carries:
- the LOC119301344 gene encoding uncharacterized protein LOC119301344 isoform X1: MVCAPTAGVEVLPPRGGVSARRSWPPSCGRVPENGDGERGVQGTADEAAGHAGVSSAACNGGLPREPPQPQPPGDGDARPSDSQAEIRALDVMPLAFAAPRKCAVAPANGSMEDGGRMADSLNVEGQLVRDEDVVIGNGDDSVVGSRVDDGELEREEDESRKKRWSASVMNPPPKRRAVSAKRRFPPGCGSVAATGIGVRGCGVSLMLKRDDSNHETESKREEVGGATEAHNHMQESQVVNCVAPDDFADRPQNYVGHGASPILRRDNSNNETEGKREEVGGATEAHNHMQESQVVNCITPDDFADRTRNYVGHGASPILRRDDSNHETEGKRKEVGGATGAHNHTQESQVINCVAPDDFADRPRNYAGHGASPILRRDDSNVDIEGKIEEVGGATEAHNEKIQESQVVNVIVQDGFARGQRGHDNPLNDVTDDSPRHSFSEQMNGRRLLRERKRAPLVVGNTEIRSRHEGRVHDGTPRTHPRGPLNVKRKGKSAEIVKINVTLVDDAGVIDVIRSASKCGEHVATNQIEDKDGVGLNTNRVIIQALMAPDRCPWTQRKKSIASVPKSLGPRKNVKKKVATPRKELHSKVTPSTPARRKAREGGEDSSSKDDEKSLARLAHERNNKSCVNISRCPPSDEVSVHKIDERSRLSDPKDVPLVAGVVDVKTKCEGSLQEGTPRNHVRALVNVKTKGKKPDNVKVNVTLLDDRRVFEDDKTRNQISRTRRGVARSSNIKNVKKGMFAHKRDGIDKDSGNKFTKESKCGDHLQTDQIKENDNVGLVTNKMTVLALMAPDKCLWTEGKRSIVGVSQSLTCRNNNSLTVHEGLCLSDISQGKESIPICVINTIDGVLPTPFKYITKVIYPPSYAKAPSIGCDCTNGCSDSSECACAVKNGGEIPFNLNSAIVYTKPLIYECGPSCRCPPTCHNRASQHGPKVPLEIFKTGKTGWGVRSLSFIPSGSFVCEYVGEVLQETEAERTENDEYLFDIGRDDDDDDDDDDDDDDDEEKDSQSSKSEMTAEGLGYTIDAAKCGNVGRFINHSCTPNMHAQDVLWDHDDKRMPHVMLFAEKNIRPLQELTYDYNYNIGNVRKNGKVKEKKCFCGSSKCRLRLY; this comes from the exons AT GGTCTGCGCCCCGACGGCGGGGGTGGAGGTGCTGCCGCCTCGCGGGGGTGTCTCCGCCCGGCGCTCCTGGCCGCCGAGCTGCGGCCGCGTCCCCGAGAACGGCGACGGCGAGAGGGGCGTCCAGGGCACGGCGGACGAGGCGGCCGGCCACGCGGGCGTTTCCTCTGCGGCGTGCAACGGCGGGCTCCCGCGCGAACCCCCTCAGCCGCAGCCGCCCGGCGACGGGGATGCACGTCCCTCAGATAGCCAGGCAGAGATCAGGGCGCTAGATGTGATGCCGCTGGCGTTCGCTGCCCCACGGAAATGTGCCGTTGCTCCTGCTAATGGTTCCATGGAAGATGGCGGTCGTATGGCCGATTCGTTGAATGTGGAGGGGCAATTGGTCAGGGATGAGGATGTTGTTATTGGCAATGGAGATGACAGTGTTGTGGGAAGCAGAGTGGACGACGGTGAATTGGAGAGGGAGGAGGACGAGAGCAGAAAGAAGAGGTGGTCGGCATCTGTCATGAATCCGCCTCCCAAGAGGAGAGCGGTCTCAGCCAAGCGCAGATTTCCGCCTGGCTGTGGGAGTGTTGCTGCTACCGGCATCGGCGTCAGAG GTTGTGGTGTTTCTCTGATGTTGAAGCGAGATGATTCTAATCACGAAACAGAAAGCAAAAGAGAAGAGGTCGGAGGTGCCACCGAGGCACACAATCATATGCAAGAATCTCAAGTCGTCAATTGTGTTGCTCCAGATGATTTTGCAGACCGTCCGCAAAATTATGTTG GTCATGGCGCTTCTCCGATTTTGAGGCGAGATAATTCTAATAATGAAACAGAAGGCAAAAGAGAAGAGGTCGGAGGTGCCACCGAGGCACACAATCATATGCAAGAATCTCAAGTCGTCAATTGTATCACTCCAGATGATTTTGCAGACCGTACGCGAAATTATGTTG GTCATGGTGCTTCTCCGATTTTGAGGCGGGATGATTCTAATCACGAAACG GAAGGCAAAAGAAAAGAGGTCGGAGGTGCCACCGGGGCACACAATCATACGCAAGAATCTCAAGTCATCAATTGTGTCGCTCCAGATGATTTTGCAGACCGCCCACGAAATTATGCTG GTCATGGTGCTTCTCCGATTTTGAGGCGAGATGATTCTAATGTGGATATAGAAGGCAAAATAGAAGAGGTTGGAGGAGCTACCGAGGCACACAATGAGAAGATCCAAGAATCTCAAGTCGTCAACGTTATTGTTCAAGATGGTTTTGCAAGAGGCCAACGCGGCCATGATAATCCGCTAAATGATGTTACAGACGACTCACCAAGACATAGTTTCTCAGAGCAGATGAATGGTAGAAGACTATTACGTGAAAGGAAGCGCGCACCACTAGTAGTGGGGAACACTGAGATTAGAAGCAGACACGAAGGACGTGTGCATGATGGCACTCCGAGGACTCATCCGAGAGGCCCACTTAATGTGAAGAGAAAGGGCAAGAGTGCAGAGATTGTCAAGATCAATGTGACATTGGTAGATGATGCAGGGGTGATTGACGTGATACGCTCGGCATCCAAGTGTGGAGAGCATGTTGCGACCAATCAAATTGAAGATAAGGATGGTGTGGGCCTTAATACTAATAGGGTAATTATACAAGCATTGATGGCTCCAGACAGATGCCCTTGGACGCAACGAAAGAAATCTATTGCCAGTGTTCCTAAATCGCTTGGTCCTAGGAAAAATGTGAAGAAAAAGGTTGCTACTCCAAGGAAAGAATTGCACTCCAAAGTTACCCCTTCTACACCGGCTAGGCGCAAGGCAAGAGAGGGCGGAGAAGATTCCTCCTCAAAAGATGATGAGAAATCTTTGGCACGACTTGCGCATGAAAGAAATAATAAATCATGCGTCAACATCTCTCGATGTCCTCCTTCCGACGAGGTGAGTGTTCATAAGATTGATGAGAGAAGTCGATTGAGCGATCCAAAGGATGTACCACTTGTAGCGGGGGTTGTTGATGTAAAAACCAAATGTGAAGGAAGCTTGCAAGAAGGTACTCCGAGGAACCATGTGAGAGCTCTTGTTAATGTGAAGACAAAGGGCAAGAAACCAGATAATGTCAAGGTGAATGTGACATTGTTAGATGATAGGCGGGTCTTTGAAGATGACAAGACGAGAAACCAAATTTCAAGAACTCGGAGAGGAGTGGCGCGCTCCTCAAATATTAAAAACGTGAAGAAAGGCATGTTTGCTCATAAGCGCGATGGCATCGACAAGGACTCTGGGAATAAGTTCACAAAGGAGTCTAAGTGTGGGGATCATCTTCAGACTGATCAAATTAAAGAAAATGATAATGTCGGCCTTGTTACCAACAAGATGACTGTATTAGCATTGATGGCTCCTGACAAATGCCTGTGGACAGAAGGGAAGAGGTCTATTGTTGGTGTTTCTCAGTCTCTCACTTGTAGGAATAATAACTCTCTTACCGTTCATGAAGGCCTTTGTTTGTCTGACATATCTCAAGGAAAAGAGAGCATTCCCATATGTGTGATCAACACAATTGATGGCGTGCTGCCAACGCCATTTAAGTACATCACCAAAGTCATATATCCGCCCTCATATGCAAAAGCACCTTCAATAGGCTGTGACTGCACTAATGGTTGCTCGGACTCTAGTGAATGTGCTTGTGCTGTGAAAAATGGAGGGGAGATCCCATTCAATTTGAATAGCGCAATTGTTTATACAAAGCCTCTCATATATGAGTGTGGCCCATCATGCAG GTGCCCACCAACATGCCACAATAGGGCGAGCCAGCACGGCCCCAAAGTTCCACTGGAAATATTCAAGACTGGGAAGACAGGTTGGGGTGTAAGATCCCTCAGTTTTATCCCTTCAGGTAGTTTCGTATGTGAGTATGTAGGTGAGGTATTGCAAGAGACAGAAGCTGAGAGGACAGAAAATGATGAGTACCTTTTTGATATTGGTcgtgacgatgacgatgacgatgacgatgacgatgacgatgatgacgatgaagaaAAAGATTCACAATCTTCTAAATCCGAGATGACAGCGGAGGGCTTGGGCTATACAATAGATGCTGCAAAGTGTGGTAATGTTGGAAGATTCATCAACCATAGCTGCACTCCAAACATGCATGCACAGGATGTTCTCTGGGACCATGATGATAAGAGGATGCCGCATGTTATGCTTTTCGCCGAAAAGAATATCCGTCCGCTACAAGAGCTTACTTACGATTATAATTATAACATAGGTAATGTGCGCAAGAATGGCAAGGTGAAGGAGAAGAAATGCTTCTGTGGTTCGTCGAAGTGCCGCCTCAGGCTTTACTAA
- the LOC119301344 gene encoding uncharacterized protein LOC119301344 isoform X2 has translation MVCAPTAGVEVLPPRGGVSARRSWPPSCGRVPENGDGERGVQGTADEAAGHAGVSSAACNGGLPREPPQPQPPGDGDARPSDSQAEIRALDVMPLAFAAPRKCAVAPANGSMEDGGRMADSLNVEGQLVRDEDVVIGNGDDSVVGSRVDDGELEREEDESRKKRWSASVMNPPPKRRAVSAKRRFPPGCGSVAATGIGVRGCGVSLMLKRDDSNHETESKREEVGGATEAHNHMQESQVVNCVAPDDFADRPQNYVGHGASPILRRDNSNNETEGKREEVGGATEAHNHMQESQVVNCITPDDFADRTRNYVGHGASPILRRDDSNHETEGKRKEVGGATGAHNHTQESQVINCVAPDDFADRPRNYAGHGASPILRRDDSNVDIEGKIEEVGGATEAHNEKIQESQVVNVIVQDGFARGQRGHDNPLNDVTDDSPRHSFSEQMNGRRLLRERKRAPLVVGNTEIRSRHEGRVHDGTPRTHPRGPLNVKRKGKSAEIVKINVTLVDDAGVIDVIRSASKCGEHVATNQIEDKDGVGLNTNRVIIQALMAPDRCPWTQRKKSIASVPKSLGPRKNVKKKVATPRKELHSKVTPSTPARRKAREGGEDSSSKDDEKSLARLAHERNNKSCVNISRCPPSDEVSVHKIDERSRLSDPKDVPLVAGVVDVKTKCEGSLQEGTPRNHVRALVNVKTKGKKPDNVKVNVTLLDDRRVFEDDKTRNQISRTRRGVARSSNIKNVKKGMFAHKRDGIDKDSGNKFTKESKCGDHLQTDQIKENDNVGLVTNKMTVLALMAPDKCLWTEGKRSIVGVSQSLTCRNNNSLTVHEGLCLSDISQGKESIPICVINTIDGVLPTPFKYITKVIYPPSYAKAPSIGCDCTNGCSDSSECACAVKNGGEIPFNLNSAIVYTKPLIYECGPSCRCPPTCHNRASQHGPKVPLEIFKTGKTGWGVRSLSFIPSGSFVCEYVGEVLQETEAERTENDEYLFDIGRDDDDDDDDDDDDDDDEEKDSQSSKSEMTAEGLGYTIDAAKCGNVGRFINHSCTPNMHAQDVLWDHDDKRMPHVMLFAEKNIRPLQELTYDYNYNIGNVRKNGKVKEKKCFCGSSKCRLRLY, from the exons AT GGTCTGCGCCCCGACGGCGGGGGTGGAGGTGCTGCCGCCTCGCGGGGGTGTCTCCGCCCGGCGCTCCTGGCCGCCGAGCTGCGGCCGCGTCCCCGAGAACGGCGACGGCGAGAGGGGCGTCCAGGGCACGGCGGACGAGGCGGCCGGCCACGCGGGCGTTTCCTCTGCGGCGTGCAACGGCGGGCTCCCGCGCGAACCCCCTCAGCCGCAGCCGCCCGGCGACGGGGATGCACGTCCCTCAGATAGCCAGGCAGAGATCAGGGCGCTAGATGTGATGCCGCTGGCGTTCGCTGCCCCACGGAAATGTGCCGTTGCTCCTGCTAATGGTTCCATGGAAGATGGCGGTCGTATGGCCGATTCGTTGAATGTGGAGGGGCAATTGGTCAGGGATGAGGATGTTGTTATTGGCAATGGAGATGACAGTGTTGTGGGAAGCAGAGTGGACGACGGTGAATTGGAGAGGGAGGAGGACGAGAGCAGAAAGAAGAGGTGGTCGGCATCTGTCATGAATCCGCCTCCCAAGAGGAGAGCGGTCTCAGCCAAGCGCAGATTTCCGCCTGGCTGTGGGAGTGTTGCTGCTACCGGCATCGGCGTCAGAG GTTGTGGTGTTTCTCTGATGTTGAAGCGAGATGATTCTAATCACGAAACAGAAAGCAAAAGAGAAGAGGTCGGAGGTGCCACCGAGGCACACAATCATATGCAAGAATCTCAAGTCGTCAATTGTGTTGCTCCAGATGATTTTGCAGACCGTCCGCAAAATTATGTTG GTCATGGCGCTTCTCCGATTTTGAGGCGAGATAATTCTAATAATGAAACAGAAGGCAAAAGAGAAGAGGTCGGAGGTGCCACCGAGGCACACAATCATATGCAAGAATCTCAAGTCGTCAATTGTATCACTCCAGATGATTTTGCAGACCGTACGCGAAATTATGTTG GTCATGGTGCTTCTCCGATTTTGAGGC GAGATGATTCTAATCACGAAACAGAAGGCAAAAGAAAAGAGGTCGGAGGTGCCACCGGGGCACACAATCATACGCAAGAATCTCAAGTCATCAATTGTGTCGCTCCAGATGATTTTGCAGACCGCCCACGAAATTATGCTG GTCATGGTGCTTCTCCGATTTTGAGGCGAGATGATTCTAATGTGGATATAGAAGGCAAAATAGAAGAGGTTGGAGGAGCTACCGAGGCACACAATGAGAAGATCCAAGAATCTCAAGTCGTCAACGTTATTGTTCAAGATGGTTTTGCAAGAGGCCAACGCGGCCATGATAATCCGCTAAATGATGTTACAGACGACTCACCAAGACATAGTTTCTCAGAGCAGATGAATGGTAGAAGACTATTACGTGAAAGGAAGCGCGCACCACTAGTAGTGGGGAACACTGAGATTAGAAGCAGACACGAAGGACGTGTGCATGATGGCACTCCGAGGACTCATCCGAGAGGCCCACTTAATGTGAAGAGAAAGGGCAAGAGTGCAGAGATTGTCAAGATCAATGTGACATTGGTAGATGATGCAGGGGTGATTGACGTGATACGCTCGGCATCCAAGTGTGGAGAGCATGTTGCGACCAATCAAATTGAAGATAAGGATGGTGTGGGCCTTAATACTAATAGGGTAATTATACAAGCATTGATGGCTCCAGACAGATGCCCTTGGACGCAACGAAAGAAATCTATTGCCAGTGTTCCTAAATCGCTTGGTCCTAGGAAAAATGTGAAGAAAAAGGTTGCTACTCCAAGGAAAGAATTGCACTCCAAAGTTACCCCTTCTACACCGGCTAGGCGCAAGGCAAGAGAGGGCGGAGAAGATTCCTCCTCAAAAGATGATGAGAAATCTTTGGCACGACTTGCGCATGAAAGAAATAATAAATCATGCGTCAACATCTCTCGATGTCCTCCTTCCGACGAGGTGAGTGTTCATAAGATTGATGAGAGAAGTCGATTGAGCGATCCAAAGGATGTACCACTTGTAGCGGGGGTTGTTGATGTAAAAACCAAATGTGAAGGAAGCTTGCAAGAAGGTACTCCGAGGAACCATGTGAGAGCTCTTGTTAATGTGAAGACAAAGGGCAAGAAACCAGATAATGTCAAGGTGAATGTGACATTGTTAGATGATAGGCGGGTCTTTGAAGATGACAAGACGAGAAACCAAATTTCAAGAACTCGGAGAGGAGTGGCGCGCTCCTCAAATATTAAAAACGTGAAGAAAGGCATGTTTGCTCATAAGCGCGATGGCATCGACAAGGACTCTGGGAATAAGTTCACAAAGGAGTCTAAGTGTGGGGATCATCTTCAGACTGATCAAATTAAAGAAAATGATAATGTCGGCCTTGTTACCAACAAGATGACTGTATTAGCATTGATGGCTCCTGACAAATGCCTGTGGACAGAAGGGAAGAGGTCTATTGTTGGTGTTTCTCAGTCTCTCACTTGTAGGAATAATAACTCTCTTACCGTTCATGAAGGCCTTTGTTTGTCTGACATATCTCAAGGAAAAGAGAGCATTCCCATATGTGTGATCAACACAATTGATGGCGTGCTGCCAACGCCATTTAAGTACATCACCAAAGTCATATATCCGCCCTCATATGCAAAAGCACCTTCAATAGGCTGTGACTGCACTAATGGTTGCTCGGACTCTAGTGAATGTGCTTGTGCTGTGAAAAATGGAGGGGAGATCCCATTCAATTTGAATAGCGCAATTGTTTATACAAAGCCTCTCATATATGAGTGTGGCCCATCATGCAG GTGCCCACCAACATGCCACAATAGGGCGAGCCAGCACGGCCCCAAAGTTCCACTGGAAATATTCAAGACTGGGAAGACAGGTTGGGGTGTAAGATCCCTCAGTTTTATCCCTTCAGGTAGTTTCGTATGTGAGTATGTAGGTGAGGTATTGCAAGAGACAGAAGCTGAGAGGACAGAAAATGATGAGTACCTTTTTGATATTGGTcgtgacgatgacgatgacgatgacgatgacgatgacgatgatgacgatgaagaaAAAGATTCACAATCTTCTAAATCCGAGATGACAGCGGAGGGCTTGGGCTATACAATAGATGCTGCAAAGTGTGGTAATGTTGGAAGATTCATCAACCATAGCTGCACTCCAAACATGCATGCACAGGATGTTCTCTGGGACCATGATGATAAGAGGATGCCGCATGTTATGCTTTTCGCCGAAAAGAATATCCGTCCGCTACAAGAGCTTACTTACGATTATAATTATAACATAGGTAATGTGCGCAAGAATGGCAAGGTGAAGGAGAAGAAATGCTTCTGTGGTTCGTCGAAGTGCCGCCTCAGGCTTTACTAA